From the Paraflavitalea soli genome, the window CTCTATACTTCACCTTTGATTAATGTTTGTTTATTCAAAATAAGTGTTATATTTGCTGTATCCTATTCCCGGTCGTCCCTGAGCAATCATACTTCCGGGTTTCGTTTTTTTAGGCAAGCCGCATGTTCAAATGCTTTTTTTCCATCAACTTTCTGTTTATAAGTGGAAAATACCGTCTTTATAAAGAAAATCAATGACTTACAACCTATAGCTATAGTTTAAACCCATAGGGTTTAAACTATAGGATAATCCATAAATACTTATTTGGGGGGAATTGGGGGAGATCGTTTTTTTCTATTTACACTCTTGGGGGAACAATAGCAGTTCATCTTATTTCACCGCTTCCTGAGCTGGCTCCTCCGTCATCCACCTGGTGAATTTGTATTTGGGCAGTAGTTGATCTGTTTTCTTTTTCACCCATTTGGAAACGATCTCAAATACAATGAAACCGATGATAATGGCGATCGCCCACTCCATACCATGAAAGGTGTCCCTGTCAACCACCGTCTTGCGGGAGGCGAGGCCCCACAGGTTGCCAAGGCGCCGCGTAGTGAAAAAATGTGCGACAAGCCGCGTAGAGGCCATGCCAATAGCAAAGCCAATGAAATTGCCTATAAAATGATTGAGCAGGTACTCTGCAAACTTTCTGCTGATGTTTTTCATTGATGGGGGAGTTTCAATTCCCTAAAGTAATAGCTAAACCTTGAAAAAGCCAGTGAAAATGGGTTTAAAATGTTCCTGTTCGTAGAATACGTATGGGAGTTAACTTACAGCATAGCAAGCCGTTTTTACTTTATAAAGTACCTCCTGTAATGCCACGGATTAGGCATCCTGGTTCTCTCAATAATCAATACTTTTATCGCTCAAAATGGGATACCGCAGCAGCGGTCCTGTGATATCGACCTGACAAGCATTTATTAAAGCCCAATCTATTACTGTCCCTGCAAAATGAAGAGATCAACACTGGCCGCCACTTTATTTATTACCCTGCTGGCACAAAATCCCTCCCTGGCCCAGGAAGTTTATTTTGAAAAAGGACTGATCGCCAACCTGCCCAGCCGCTATGGCCGTGAAGCAGTGTACAGCGATGAACTGGCCTATCGGTTGTATACGGGTAAGTTGAAAACACCCGTTGCAGGAGATTCCATCGGTTCCAACGAAAGAGGACAGGCCATTGTTTGGCAGCCTATAGAAGCCGACAGCACGCACCGTCTGCGTCCGCGTGGCGGCATGGGCAGGGGAGGAGCGCCTGCTGGCCCAGGGGTTACCCCGGGTGCTACCAGGGGCGGACTGGGCGCCGGTGGCAGCTATATTTACCTCACCTACAACTCTTCCAAAGCACAACCCGCACTGCTCAATATCAAAGGCAATAGCAGCGTATTTGTGAATGGGGTACAGCATACCGGCGACCCTTATAGCATGGGTTATTTATATATTCCCATTACCCTTAAGAAGGGGCTCAATGAATTTTACCTGCGCGGAGTTTCAGCCGTAGCCAGCCTCATATTCCCCGAAAAACCGGTGCTGCTCAATACTGAAGATCTTACTTTACCCTTTGTAGTACTCAATCACCAAACGGGTGTTTTGCAGGGAGCCCTGGTGGTGTTGAATACCATAGCCAGGCCATTGACCAACCTGCTCATCAAAACCAGTTTTGAAGGCAAACAGGTGTCTGTAGCGGTGCCCGTCATTCCCGCCTTGTCATCCCGCAAAATACCTTTCAGTTTTGATGGCAGTGGAGTACGGGCCAAAGGAAAATATGAGTGTACGGTTACTTTACTGGATAAAGGAAAAACCCTGGATGAGAAAAAGCTTACGATCGAAGCTGTCACTGCCTCCGAGCAATACAATAGTACGTTTACCAGCGCCATCGATGGCAGCCTGCAATACTATTCCGTGACGCCCCAGTCTGGTACCTATACGAGCAAGAGCGCTTTATTCCTGAGCGTACATGGTGCTGGTGTGGAAGCGATCAACCAGGCCAGGGCCTACAAGCCCAAAGATTGGGGTACGCTGGTGGCCGCCACCAATCGCCGGCCACGTGGTTTCAATTGGGAAGACTGGGGGCGGCTTGATGCCCTGGAAGTATTGGGCATTGCGAAAGAAAGGTTTAAGCCTGATCCACAAAACGTTTACCTCACCGGCCACTCCATGGGCGGCCATGGCACCTGGTTCCTTGGTGCTACGTATCCCGATCAGTGGGCGGCTATTGCACCTTGTGCAGGTTATCCTACGATGAAAGGTTATGGCTCGGCCGATGGCCTCATTCCCGATAGCAGCAGCAACCCAATGGAGCAATTGCTCCTGCGTTCCGGCAACCAGAGTGACGTACCCAAACTAGCCACCAACTACAAAGCGCATGGCGTGTACATATTCCACGGCGATGATGACAGAACGGTATCTGTGAACTACGCCCGCCAGATGCGCAAGCAGTTGGGCGAGTTTCATCCCGACCTCAGCTATTATGAATATCCCGGCGGCAGTCATTGGTTTGGCGATCACAGTGTGGATTGGAAGCCGTTGTTTGATTTCTTTCAATGGCATCATCGCCTGCCCGACAGCAGCGCCAATACGATTGATTTCAGTACGGCCAGCCCCGGCATTTCAGCTTCCTTTCGCTGGGCTACTATCCTGCAACAAACTGTTCCCCTGG encodes:
- a CDS encoding carboxylesterase family protein, giving the protein MKRSTLAATLFITLLAQNPSLAQEVYFEKGLIANLPSRYGREAVYSDELAYRLYTGKLKTPVAGDSIGSNERGQAIVWQPIEADSTHRLRPRGGMGRGGAPAGPGVTPGATRGGLGAGGSYIYLTYNSSKAQPALLNIKGNSSVFVNGVQHTGDPYSMGYLYIPITLKKGLNEFYLRGVSAVASLIFPEKPVLLNTEDLTLPFVVLNHQTGVLQGALVVLNTIARPLTNLLIKTSFEGKQVSVAVPVIPALSSRKIPFSFDGSGVRAKGKYECTVTLLDKGKTLDEKKLTIEAVTASEQYNSTFTSAIDGSLQYYSVTPQSGTYTSKSALFLSVHGAGVEAINQARAYKPKDWGTLVAATNRRPRGFNWEDWGRLDALEVLGIAKERFKPDPQNVYLTGHSMGGHGTWFLGATYPDQWAAIAPCAGYPTMKGYGSADGLIPDSSSNPMEQLLLRSGNQSDVPKLATNYKAHGVYIFHGDDDRTVSVNYARQMRKQLGEFHPDLSYYEYPGGSHWFGDHSVDWKPLFDFFQWHHRLPDSSANTIDFSTASPGISASFRWATILQQTVPLEYSRMQLRRDRTAASINGTTQNIRLLKLDLKEFATGITVKIALDGGNVISYTTQSNNDSLVLLKENTQWAISQHPDARQKGPHRYGTFKDAFQHNMLFVYGTTGTAAENAWSREKAIFDAETWYYRGNGAVDIIADKDYSPEKYKDRGVILFGNKSTNSVWNILLNDCPIQVERNKITAGDKTWTGDQYGAYIVWPIRSTFVTSVAAITGSGVKGMQAASANQYFAGASGFPDFMIFDLDMLHSGAGALKMTGFYDHNWQIDEKNTSYSK